The Ascaphus truei isolate aAscTru1 chromosome 3, aAscTru1.hap1, whole genome shotgun sequence genome includes a region encoding these proteins:
- the IKZF4 gene encoding zinc finger protein Eos isoform X2: MRLPGEPEQRRMLKMEIEDYNGRSYISAGDSSLEKDFSEALIGPTVSTPNSRHSSPSRSLSANSIKVEMYSDDESGRLLGHEDRLSEREDGAMADDSLGYCDGPGHDPHSPGGIRLPNGKLKCDICGMVCIGPNVLMVHKRSHTALSGDFMFDAVSGERPFHCNQCGASFTQKGNLLRHIKLHSGEKPFKCPFCNYACRRRDALTGHLRTHAVGKPYKCNYCGRSYKQQNTLEEHKERCHNYLQSLGTEAQHLSAHPGEEIRDLELGPDTLLHPSSDPPSFMDRLACSLTKRKRSTPQKFMGEKQMRLSLSDLPYDMNSSFEKDVEMVSHHPLDPAYGNALAFVGGPLRLPPTNCISEITPVISSMYTQLQSLPGRPDMPGNREAAEGHEDLSDGAHLHYRGRSEPGASPTNGCQDSTTDTESNHEERGSQATNSRQSPAYAKEDQRPPEAGMGFSSRPAPGTAKESLRVLGEDGEQVKAFKCEHCRVLFLDHVMFTIHMGCHGFRDPFECNICGYHSQDRYEFSSHIVRGEHKV, from the exons CTGGTGACTCCTCTCTGGAAAAGGATTTCTCAGAAGCACTGATTGGACCCACCGTGAGCACCCCAAACAGCCGGCACTCCTCCCCAAGCCGCTCCCTTAGTG CAAACTCCATCAAGGTGGAAATGTACAGTGACGATGAATCTGGCCGCCTTCTCGGACATGAAGACcggctgagtgagagagaggatggggccaTGGCTGACGACTCGCTGGGCTACTGCGACGGTCCTGGACATGACCCCCACTCTCCGGGAGGCATCCGCCTCCCCAACGGCAAGCTGAAGTGCGACATTTGTGGGATGGTCTGCATCGGACCCAACGTTCTGATGGTGCACAAGAGAAGCCACACGG CACTCAGCGGGGACTTTATGTTTGATGCTGTTTCAGGTGAGCGGCCCTTCCACTGTAACCAGTGCGGTGCCTCATTTACCCAGAAGGGGAACCTCTTGCGGCACATCAAACTGCACTCGGGTGAGAAGCCCTTCAAGTGCCCATTCTGTAACTACGCATGTCGCCGTCGGGACGCACTCACAGGTCACCTACGCACCCACGCTG TCGGCAAGCCCTACAAATGCAACTACTGCGGCCGCAGCTACAAGCAACAGAACACACTGGAGGAACACAAGGAGCGCTGCCACAACTACCTGCAGAGCCTTGGAACGGAAGCCCAGCACCTGTCTGCACATCCAG GCGAGGAGATTCGGGACCTGGAGCTGGGACCAGACACACTGCTGCACCCCTCCTCCGACCCGCCGTCTTTTATGGACCGGCTAGCATGCAGCCTCACAAAACGCAAGCGCTCCACACCTCAGAAATTTATGG GGGAGAAGCAGATGCGACTCAGCCTGTCTGACCTCCCGTATGACATGAACTCCAGCTTCGAGAAGGACGTAGAGATGGTGTCTCACCATCCGCTGGACCCTGCCTATGGCAATGCACTGGCGTTTGTGGGCGGTCCCCTGCGCCTGCCTCCTACAAACTGCATCTCAGAGATCACCCCAGTCATCAGCTCTATGTACACACAACTCCAGTCTCTACCGGGACGGCCAGATATGCCGGGAAACCGGGAAGCGGCAGAGGGCCATGAGGACCTATCAGATGGGGCACACCTGCATTACAGAGGCCGGAGTGAGCCGGGAGCCTCCCCTACCAATGGCTGCCAGGACTCCACCACGGACACAGAAAGCAACCACGAGGAGAGGGGCTCCCAGGCCACCAACAGCCGGCAGAGCCCGGCTTACGCCAAAGAGGACCAGAGGCCACCCGAGGCAGGGATGGGGTTCTCCTCCCGCCCTGCGCCTGGCACAGCCAAAGAATCCTTGCGGGTGCTGGGGGAGGACGGGGAACAAGTGAAGGCGTTCAAGTGCGAGCACTGCCGGGTACTCTTCCTAGACCACGTCATGTTCACCATCCACATGGGCTGCCATGGCTTCAGAGACCCTTTTGAGTGCAATATCTGCGGCTACCACAGCCAGGACCGGTACGAGTTCTCCTCCCATATTGTGAGAGGGGAGCACAAAGTTTAA